The following are encoded together in the Equus quagga isolate Etosha38 chromosome 1, UCLA_HA_Equagga_1.0, whole genome shotgun sequence genome:
- the LOC124249205 gene encoding olfactory receptor 13C7-like, translating to MEKTNWTEIEFILQGLSEYPRAEKLLFVMCLVMYLVILLGNSTLIILTVLDSHLHTPMYFFLGNLSFLDIWYTSSFIPTMLIHFLSKKKPISFTRCVVQMSVSYTMGSTECVLLAVMAYDRYMAICNPLRYPIIMSKALCIQMASLSWGLGFLNSLTETILAIRLPFCGKNVINHFVCEILAFVKLACTDISLNEVTIMLGNVIFLFSPLLLICISYIFILSTVLRINSAEGRKKAFSTCSAHLTVVTVFYGTILFMYMKPKSKDSTFDKLIALFYGVVTPMLNPIIYSLRNTEVHGAMRKLMTRHWFWRKE from the coding sequence atggaaaagacCAACTGGACAGAGATTGAGTTCATTCTGCAGGGACTTTCTGAGTACCCTAGAGCTGAAAAACTCCTTTTTGTGATGTGTTTGGTGATGTACCTGGTGATCCTCCTGGGGAACAGCACCTTGATCATCCTAACTGTCCTGGATTCCcacctccacacacccatgtacttcttccttggTAATCTTTCCTTCCTAGATATTTGGTACACATCCTCCTTTATCCCCACAATGTTGATACACTTCCTATCCAAGAAAAAACCCATCTCTTTCACTAGATGTGTTGTTCAGATGTCGGTCTCCTACACAATGGGGTCCACAGAGTGTGTGCTCCTAGCAGTGATGGCATATGACCGTTACATGGCCATCTGTAACCCTCTGAGATACCCCATCATCATGAGCAAGGCCCTTTGCATTCAGATGGCATCTCTCTCCTGGGGATTGGGCTTTCTCAACTCATTGACAGAAACGATTCTTGCAATACGGTTGCCCTTCTGTGGAAAAAATGTCATTAATCATTTTGTTTGTGAAATATTGGCTTTTGTCAAGCTGGCTTGTACAGATATTTCCTTGAATGAGGTTACTATAATGTTAGGcaatgtaatatttttgttttctccattactGTTGATTTGTATCTCCTATATTTTCATCCTTTCTACCGTGCTACGAATCaattcagcagaaggaagaaaaaaggcctTTTCAACCTGCTCAGCCCACCTAACAGTGGTGACTGTGTTTTATGGGACAATCCTCTTCATGTATATGAAGCCAAAGTCCAAAGACTCCACTTTCGACAAATTGATTGCCCTGTTCTATGGAGTAGTCACGCCCATGCTCAATCCTATCATCTATAGCCTGAGGAATACAGAGGTGCATGGAGCTATGAGAAAATTGATGACTAGACACTGGTTCtggaggaaagaatga